The DNA region CCAAAGTTGTCATTCCCACCAAAACCACCTCCACAACCGCCACCAAAGTTTCCAGAACCACTTCAACCtctctggctggatgaagcactagccaTCTCTTGCTTAGACAGGGCTTTTCTCACTTCACAGTTGTGGCCATTCACAGTGTGGTATTTCTGAATGACAATCTTGTCTACAGAGTCATGGTCATCAAAGGTTACAAAAGCAAAGCCTCTCTTTTTGCCACTGCCTCGGTCAGTCATGATTTCAATTACTTCAATTTTCCCGTACTGTTCAAAATAATCTCTCAGGTGATGTTCTTCAGTGTCTTCTTTAATGCCACCAACAAAAATCTTTATCACAGTTAAGTGGGCACCAGGTCTTTGAGAATCTTCTCTTGAGACGGCCCTCTTTGGTTCCACAACTCTTCCGTCCACCTTGTGTGGCCTTGCATTCATGGCCACATCCACCTCCTCCACCGTGGTGTATGTGACAAACCCGAAGCCTCTGGAGTGCTTGGTGTTTGGATCCCTCATTACCACAGTCTGTGAGCGTTCCCCATTTCTCAAAATGGCTCCTCAGACTCTCA from Bos mutus isolate GX-2022 chromosome 5, NWIPB_WYAK_1.1, whole genome shotgun sequence includes:
- the LOC102267737 gene encoding LOW QUALITY PROTEIN: heterogeneous nuclear ribonucleoprotein A1 (The sequence of the model RefSeq protein was modified relative to this genomic sequence to represent the inferred CDS: inserted 2 bases in 1 codon; substituted 3 bases at 3 genomic stop codons); this encodes MSKSESPKEPKQLRKLFIXGLSFETTDESLRSHFEKWGTLTDCXVMRDPNTKHSRGFGFVTYTTVEEVDVAMNARPHKVDGRVVEPKRAVSREDSQRPGAHLTVIKIFVGGIKEDTEEHHLRDYFEQYGKIEVIEIMTDRGSGKKRGFAFVTFDDHDSVDKIVIQKYHTVNGHNCEVRKALSKQEMASASSSQRGXSGSGNFGGGCGGGFGGNDNFGRGGNFSGXGDFGGSRGGGRYGGSGDGYNGFGNDGSNFGGGGSYNDFGNYNNQSSNFGPMKGGNFGGRSSGPYDGGGQYFAKPRNQGGYGGSSSSSSYGSGRRF